A genomic segment from Oncorhynchus keta strain PuntledgeMale-10-30-2019 chromosome 7, Oket_V2, whole genome shotgun sequence encodes:
- the LOC118374470 gene encoding rho-related GTP-binding protein RhoE-like encodes MDLNPSVKCKIVVVGDSECGKTALLNVFAKDSFPEGYIPTVFENYTASFEIDTQRVELRLWDTSGSAYYDNVRPLSYPDSDAVLICFDISRPETLDSVLKKWKGEIEEFCPNTKMLLVGCKSDLRTDLFTKSHSGHTPVSYDQGSNMAKQISAPYIECSSLQSENSVRDLFHVATLACVNKGNKNVKRNKSSRSTKRISHSRPDLPTVVSDFQKTKTKTCAVM; translated from the exons ATGGATTTAAATCCAAGCGTAAAATGTAAAATAGTTGTCGTTGGGGATAGTGAATGTGGGAAAACCGCTCTACTAAATGTGTTTGCAAAAGATTCATTTCCTGAG GGCTACATTCCCACGGTGTTTGAGAACTACACGGCAAGTTTTGAAATCGATACGCAGAGAGTTGAACTCCGTCTGTGGGACACTTCAG GCTCTGCATACTATGACAACGTGCGACCTCTCTCCTACCCGGACTCTGATGCAGTCCTCATCTGCTTTGACATCAGCAGACCAGAGACCCTGGACAGTGTACTGAAGAAG tggaaaggagagattGAGGAATTCTGTCCCAACACCAAGATGCTGCTGGTGGGGTGCAAGTCAGACCTACGCACCGACCTTTTTACCAAATCTCACTCTGGCCATACCCCAGTGTCCTATGATCAG ggCTCTAACATGGCCAAGCAGATCAGTGCTCCGTACATCGAGTGTTCGTCTCTGCAGTCTGAGAACAGCGTCAGGGACCTCTTCCACGTGGCCACGCTGGCCTGCGTCAACAAGGGCAACAAGAATGTCAAACGCAACAAGTCCTCCAGGAGCACCAAGAGGATCTCGCACAGCAGACCTGACCTGCCCACCGTGGTGTCAGACTTCCAGAAGACTAAAACTAAGACCTGTGCTGTTATGTGA